The window CAGACGAGCGGGCACTTCGTCCGCCGCTGAGGCTCAGCCCTCCCGCAGCGCCTTCTCGTGCATCGCCGCGTCGGCTGCCGCCGCGGCGGCGGCAGGATCGCTCACGCGCGACGCCTCCCGCGCGGCGTGCACCGCGCGACGGCCGACGGGCAGCCACACCGCTGCTCCCACCACGACGAAGGTGAGGATGCCGGTGGCGATCAGCAGCACCTCGATCGCGATGATGTCGGCCAGCGGCCCGAGCACCGCCATGCCCAGCGGCATCGCCACGGCCATGACGATCCCCACGAACCCGAACACGCGTCCCTGACGCTCCGGCTCGACGGTCTCCTGCAACAGGGTGAACGCCGGCGTGGAGAAGAACGGCACGGCGAGCCCCACCAGGAACATGAACCCGAAGAAGATCCAGACGGTGGGGGACAGGCCCATGCCCAGCGTCAGCAGGCCGAAGACCAGCGACGAGGCGATGATCATGCCGATGCGGCTGCGCCGCGCGAACAGCGACGCCACCACGATGCCGCCCAGCATCATCCCCACGCTGAAGGCGACCTCCAGCACCGCGAGGTTGACGATGTTCTGCTGCTCACCGGCGTCGAACGAGCGCACCAGCATGAGCGGGGTGAGGTTGGAGGGGGCGACGGTCAGCAGGAACACGATCGCAAACAGTGCCAGCAGCCAGCGCAGGAATGCGTGGCCGGTCACATAGCGCACCCCCTCGACGAGGTCGGCGAAGTAGCCGGTCGTCGTGTCGGTGCGCTGCACCGTCGTGACCGGGACGAGCGCCAGCAGCACGATGCCGATCACCGCGGTGACCACGTCGATGAAGAAGATCGGGATGAGCGCCGCCGCCGACCCGCCCCAGACCGTCGCCGCCCATGCGAACAGCGCGCCGGCGGCCGCCGGGGCCAGCAGCGCCATGGCGGACTGGATCGAGCCGTTGATGCCGTTGACGCGCATCAGGTTGCGCATCGGGGTGATCTGCGGGATCAGCGCCGACACCGCCGGGGTCTGGATGCCGGCACCAGCGGAGCGGATCGCGAGGGTCAGGAAGATGAGCCACACCCCGTCGTACCCGGTCATCATGACCAGCGCGAGGGTCAGGGTCGTGAGGGCGATGCCGGCATCCGCGGCGATGATGAGGTACTTGCGGTTGTGGCGATCCGCCCACACCCCGCCGAAGATCGACACGATCGCCTGCGGGAGAAAGCCGAACACCGCGGCGAGGGCCATGATGTCGCCGCGCTGGTAGGTCAGCGTCAGGTACCAGAACACCGTGTACTGCACGAGCATCGACCCGAACAGGCTCGCCGTCTGTCCGCTGAGGAACAGGATCACGTGGCGCAGCCAGTGCGGCGGATCGGATGCCGCGGCCGTCACCGCGGCATCCGTCTCGGCCGTCGTCTCGGCCGTCGTTTCGTCGTCGTCGCGCATCGTCCTACCCTCTGATCACCGCATTCGTCGCGGCCCGGAGATTAGCACGCCCCTCGGACGCTCAGGGTGCCGCGACGAGCTCCCGCGCCCCGGCCTCGAGCGCGGTCAGCCGCGCGCGCGCGTCGGCGGCGGACTCGCCCCGCACGTCGAGGTACGCCTTGAGCTTGGGTTCGGTGCCGCTCGGGCGCACGATCACACGCGAGCCGTCGACCAGCCACAGGCGCAGCACGTCGGCGGGCGGCAGGTCGTCGATTCCGCCCTGCAGGTCGTCGATGCGCTCCACCGCGACAGCGCCGACCGTGAGCGGCGGTTCCGCGCGCAGCCGCGCCATGATGCGGCCGATGACGGCGACATCCTGCACCCGCAGCGACACCTGCGCGCTGGTGAAGAAGCCGAACTCCGCCTGGAACTCGGTCAGCAGCTGCGCGGCCGTCGCCCCGCGCCGCCGGGCCTCGGCGACGAGGCCGAGCATGGCCACGGCCGCCGAGATGCCGTCCTTGTCGCGGACCGTCTCGGGATTGACGAGGTAGCCCAGCGCCTCCTCGAACCCGTAGACGATGCCGGGGGCGCGGGAGATCCACTTGAAACCGGTCAGGGTGGCGTGCGAGCTCAGCCCGTACCGCTCGGCGACCACCGCGAGCCCCGGTGACGAGACCAGCGAGCAGGCGAGCGACGCCTCCCGGCCGGCGCGGGCGTCCGCCGCCAGCCGTGCCGCGCGCCAGCCGAGCAGCAGGCCGACCTCGTTGCCGGTCAGCGCGCGCCAGCCGCCGGCGACGTCGGCGTCGGGCACGGCGACGGCCAGGCGGTCGGCGTCCGGGTCGTTGGCGAGGATGAACTCCGCACCGACCTCGCGCGCGGTCTGGAATGCCAGGTCCATCGCACCGGGCTCTTCCGGGTTGGGGAAGGCGACCGTGGGGAAGGTGCCATCGGGCTCGATCTGCGCCGTCACCACGGCGGGGGCGGGGTAGCCCGCGCGCTGCAGGATGCGCGAGAGCGTCTCCCAACCCACGCCGTGCATCGCGGTGTACACCCAGGTCATGTCCGGGGTGCCGTCCGGGGCGGGCGAGACGGCGGCCGTCGCGGCGATGTACGCCTCGACCACAGCCTCCGAGGCGGTCTCGTAGCCCGGCGACCGGGGCAGGGAGCCGAGGTCACCGGCATCGGCCACCCGCTGGATGTGCGCGGCGATCTCGGCATCCGCCGGTGGCACGATCTGCGCGCCGTCGTCGGCGCCGCCGAGATACACCTTGTAGCCGTTGTCATCGGGCGGGTTGTGGCTGGCGGTGACCATGACCCCGGCATCCGCGCCGAGATGGCGCACCGCGAAGGCCAGCACCGGGGTGGGCAGCAGCCGCGGCAGCAGGATGGCGCGCAGCCCGGCACCGGCGAACACCTCGGCGCTGTCGCGGGCGAACACGTCGGAGTTGCGCCTGCCGTCGTAGCCGATCACGACGGTGGGCGGACCGTCGGGGCCGGGCTTTTCCAGCAGGTAGGCGGCAAGGCCGGCGGCGGCCTGCATGACCAGCATCCGGTTCATGCGGTTGCTGCCGGCGCCCAGGCGCCCACGCAGCCCGGCGGTGCCGAAAGCGAGCCGGGTGGCGAAGCGGTCGGTGAGGTCGGCGGCTGCCGCGGCGTCGCCGGCGTCGGCGGCGGCGAGCAGCTGCTCGAGCTCGGCGCGGGTGACCGGGTCGGGGTCCTGGGCGAGCCAGGTGCGGGCGGCCGCGGTCGCGTCGATCACAGCGACCCGATCACACGGGCCAGCAGCGACGAGATGACCGGCTCGGCGGTCTTCCCCGCCTCGAGAACCTCGGTGTGGCTGAGCGGGGTGGTCTGGATGCCGGCGGCCATGTTGGTGATGAGTGAGAAGCCGAGGATCTCCATGCCCGCCTGGCGGGCGGCGATGGCCTCGAGCGCGGTGGACATGCCGACGATGTCGCCGCCGATGGTGGCGGCCATGCGCACCTCGGCGGGGGTCTCGTACTGCGGGCCGCGGAACTGGCAGTACACGCCCTCGTCCAGCGACGGGTCGATCTGCCGGGCGAGGTCGCGCAGCCGCTCGGAGTACAGGTCGGTGAGGTCGATGAACGTGGCGCCTTCGAGCGGCGACGCACCGGTGAGGTTGATGTGGTCGCTGATGAGCACCGGCTGACCGGGCTTCCAGGTGCGGCGCATGCCGCCGGCGCCGTTGGTCAGCACCATGATGCGGGCGCCGGTCGCGGCGGCGGTGCGCACGCTGTGCACCACGCGGCGCACGCCGTGGCCCTCGTA is drawn from Microbacterium sp. zg-B96 and contains these coding sequences:
- a CDS encoding MFS transporter — encoded protein: MRDDDETTAETTAETDAAVTAAASDPPHWLRHVILFLSGQTASLFGSMLVQYTVFWYLTLTYQRGDIMALAAVFGFLPQAIVSIFGGVWADRHNRKYLIIAADAGIALTTLTLALVMMTGYDGVWLIFLTLAIRSAGAGIQTPAVSALIPQITPMRNLMRVNGINGSIQSAMALLAPAAAGALFAWAATVWGGSAAALIPIFFIDVVTAVIGIVLLALVPVTTVQRTDTTTGYFADLVEGVRYVTGHAFLRWLLALFAIVFLLTVAPSNLTPLMLVRSFDAGEQQNIVNLAVLEVAFSVGMMLGGIVVASLFARRSRIGMIIASSLVFGLLTLGMGLSPTVWIFFGFMFLVGLAVPFFSTPAFTLLQETVEPERQGRVFGFVGIVMAVAMPLGMAVLGPLADIIAIEVLLIATGILTFVVVGAAVWLPVGRRAVHAAREASRVSDPAAAAAAADAAMHEKALREG
- a CDS encoding phospho-sugar mutase, which encodes MIDATAAARTWLAQDPDPVTRAELEQLLAAADAGDAAAAADLTDRFATRLAFGTAGLRGRLGAGSNRMNRMLVMQAAAGLAAYLLEKPGPDGPPTVVIGYDGRRNSDVFARDSAEVFAGAGLRAILLPRLLPTPVLAFAVRHLGADAGVMVTASHNPPDDNGYKVYLGGADDGAQIVPPADAEIAAHIQRVADAGDLGSLPRSPGYETASEAVVEAYIAATAAVSPAPDGTPDMTWVYTAMHGVGWETLSRILQRAGYPAPAVVTAQIEPDGTFPTVAFPNPEEPGAMDLAFQTAREVGAEFILANDPDADRLAVAVPDADVAGGWRALTGNEVGLLLGWRAARLAADARAGREASLACSLVSSPGLAVVAERYGLSSHATLTGFKWISRAPGIVYGFEEALGYLVNPETVRDKDGISAAVAMLGLVAEARRRGATAAQLLTEFQAEFGFFTSAQVSLRVQDVAVIGRIMARLRAEPPLTVGAVAVERIDDLQGGIDDLPPADVLRLWLVDGSRVIVRPSGTEPKLKAYLDVRGESAADARARLTALEAGARELVAAP
- a CDS encoding purine-nucleoside phosphorylase → MSHTTSHPLDDPAADPFGVAAEAAADIARITGVPRHDIALTLGSGWGKAAELIGETTAVFPATEVTGFSKPALEGHVGTLRSVRTEQGKNVLVIGARTHFYEGHGVRRVVHSVRTAAATGARIMVLTNGAGGMRRTWKPGQPVLISDHINLTGASPLEGATFIDLTDLYSERLRDLARQIDPSLDEGVYCQFRGPQYETPAEVRMAATIGGDIVGMSTALEAIAARQAGMEILGFSLITNMAAGIQTTPLSHTEVLEAGKTAEPVISSLLARVIGSL